Part of the Deinococcus radiopugnans ATCC 19172 genome, GGCTACGTCCTGCCCGCCGAGGGGCAGAGCCAGCGACTGGTCGTCGTTGGCGGGATGAACATGGACGTCAAAGCGCAGACCACCGCGCAGGCCATCGCCGGAACCAGCAATCCCGGCGTTACTCTCCAGGCGCCGGGCGGGGTGGCCCGCAACGTGGCCGAGAACCTGGCACGTCTGGGCATCGCCGTGTCCCTGATCTCGGTGGTGGGCCGTGATGATCTGGGCGACCGCCTGCTGCGCGACACCGCCGCCGCCGGCGTGGACGTCCGGCACGTCCTGCGCGCCGAGGGCCTGGCAACCGGCACCTACACCGCCGTACTCGGCAAGGACCGGGAACTGCTGGTGGCCGTGGCCAGCATGGACGTGACCGAGGCCCTGACGCCAGCTGCCCTGCAAGAACGCCGCAACGTGCTGCGCGGCGCGGCCTGGGTGGTCGCGGACGGCAACCTCTCCAGACCGGCTCTGGCGCATCTCCTGGCCCTGAGCGCTGAGCTGGGGGTCCGGGTGGTCTTCGAGCCGGTCAGTTCACCCAAAGCCGCGCGGCTCAGGGAAGTGATGGCCGTGGACAATAAGCGGCTGGCACCGTTCGCCGTGACCCCGAACGTGCTGGAACTCGGCGCCCTGCTGGACCGCGAATTTCCCGATGAGCCCCAGGCCCTGCTGCGCGGCGCTTCCGAACTTCACGCGCTGGGCGTGTCGCTGGTCTGGATCAGACGCGGCACGCTGGGCAGCCTCCTGTCCACGTCAGAGGGCGTCCATGAACTGCCCGCCCTGCCCGCCAGCGTCCGAGACGTGACCGGCGCGGGCGACGCGATGCTGGCGGCCTTTCTGGCCGCCCTGGCCGCTGGACACGCCCCCCTGGACGCCGCGCGGCAAGGACACGCCGCCGCCGCGATCACGGTGGAAAGTGAACACACCGTCTCGCCCCTGCTGTCGCCATCCACCATTCAGGACCGGCTTCAAAACGCCACGCCCTGAACTTTTCCTACCAAGGAGCCTTCCATGACCACTCAACATCATCTTCGTCCCGAAATCGCCGCCCTGATGGACCTGCATCCCGAAGTCGCCGAAGCCCTCGCGTCAGGCCGCGCGGTGGTGGCGCTGGAAAGCACCATCATCAGCCACGGCATGCCCTTTCCACAAAACGTCGAGATGGCGCGCGGCGTCGAGGACGTAATCCGGGAGCATGGGGCGGTGCCCGCGACCATTGCGGTGCTGAATGGGCGCCTCAAGATCGGTCTGACTGCGGAAGAACTGCACCTGCTCGC contains:
- a CDS encoding carbohydrate kinase, with product MTLTETETALLNLIRDAPLASPAELARRLGTSRAAVNVHVSALVRKGALLGRGYVLPAEGQSQRLVVVGGMNMDVKAQTTAQAIAGTSNPGVTLQAPGGVARNVAENLARLGIAVSLISVVGRDDLGDRLLRDTAAAGVDVRHVLRAEGLATGTYTAVLGKDRELLVAVASMDVTEALTPAALQERRNVLRGAAWVVADGNLSRPALAHLLALSAELGVRVVFEPVSSPKAARLREVMAVDNKRLAPFAVTPNVLELGALLDREFPDEPQALLRGASELHALGVSLVWIRRGTLGSLLSTSEGVHELPALPASVRDVTGAGDAMLAAFLAALAAGHAPLDAARQGHAAAAITVESEHTVSPLLSPSTIQDRLQNATP